The Fusobacterium perfoetens ATCC 29250 genome includes a window with the following:
- a CDS encoding D-alanyl-D-alanine carboxypeptidase family protein, translated as MKKIIICFLIIFNFIYSNENNTKNYRSYLLGDQVGNIYIKENEKQLYPLASVTKIMTLLVTYDAIKNKEISLKDKVVIDNEILKINGSKVWMYEGQRITVEDLIKATAIHSANNAAYALAKYIGKGNVDTFIKRMKNKSIELGIENEVKFFTPTGLPTSMTGKPMDIGSTLGIYKLSLKALEYESLINLSSKKEVTIYNGKQKLKNRNNILGQQGIYGLKTGHHSQAGYNMSVLSKKDGMNIIYVVLGGKNEKERDYKILKDITKFFDKYKNQIFLNKDIVLDNIEIKNGNKKNIDIYPEKDFSKIIKKESTVKFLIEYYPIDLPLEEKDRVGYYKILVNEEILDEGNLIIKEEVLENKGKFKKYKNI; from the coding sequence TTGAAAAAAATAATAATATGTTTTTTAATAATATTTAATTTTATATATTCTAATGAAAATAATACAAAAAATTATAGAAGTTATTTGTTAGGTGATCAAGTAGGAAATATTTATATAAAGGAGAATGAAAAACAATTATATCCTTTAGCTTCTGTTACTAAAATAATGACTTTACTTGTAACTTATGATGCTATAAAAAATAAAGAAATTAGTTTAAAAGATAAAGTTGTAATAGATAATGAAATATTAAAAATAAATGGAAGTAAGGTTTGGATGTATGAAGGACAAAGAATTACAGTGGAAGATTTAATAAAAGCTACTGCTATACATTCAGCAAATAATGCGGCTTATGCTTTAGCAAAATATATAGGGAAAGGAAATGTTGATACTTTTATAAAGAGAATGAAAAATAAGAGCATAGAACTTGGAATCGAAAATGAAGTAAAATTTTTTACTCCAACAGGATTACCAACATCAATGACAGGAAAACCTATGGATATAGGAAGTACTTTAGGAATTTATAAATTATCTTTAAAAGCATTAGAATATGAATCATTAATAAATTTATCTTCCAAAAAAGAAGTAACTATTTATAATGGAAAACAAAAATTAAAAAATAGAAATAATATTCTTGGACAACAAGGAATATATGGTTTAAAAACAGGGCATCATTCTCAAGCTGGATATAATATGAGTGTTCTTTCTAAAAAAGATGGAATGAATATAATATATGTTGTTCTTGGGGGGAAAAATGAAAAAGAACGTGATTATAAAATATTAAAAGATATAACAAAATTTTTTGATAAATATAAAAATCAAATATTTTTAAATAAAGATATAGTTTTAGATAATATTGAAATAAAAAATGGTAATAAAAAAAATATAGATATTTATCCAGAAAAAGATTTTTCTAAAATAATAAAAAAAGAAAGTACAGTAAAATTTTTAATAGAATATTATCCAATTGATTTACCTTTAGAAGAAAAAGATAGAGTAGGTTACTATAAAATATTAGTAAATGAAGAAATATTAGATGAAGGAAATTTAATTATTAAAGAAGAAGTGCTTGAAAATAAAGGAAAATTTAAAAAATATAAAAATATTTAA
- the nifU gene encoding Fe-S cluster assembly scaffold protein NifU, whose protein sequence is MQYTEKVMEHFMNPKHVGVMENPDGYGKIGNPSCGDIMEIFLRIENDIITDVKFRTFGCASAIASSSVSTEMVLGKSIEEALKLTNKAVVEELGGLPPAKMHCSVLAEEAIKAAIEDYLSKKQK, encoded by the coding sequence ATGCAATATACAGAAAAAGTAATGGAACATTTTATGAATCCTAAACATGTAGGAGTAATGGAAAATCCAGATGGATATGGTAAAATAGGAAATCCATCTTGTGGAGATATAATGGAGATATTTTTAAGAATAGAAAATGATATAATAACAGATGTAAAATTTAGAACGTTTGGATGTGCTTCTGCAATAGCTTCGTCTTCAGTATCAACTGAAATGGTATTAGGAAAATCAATAGAAGAGGCTTTGAAATTAACAAATAAAGCAGTAGTAGAAGAATTAGGAGGATTACCACCAGCAAAAATGCATTGTTCAGTACTAGCTGAAGAAGCTATAAAAGCTGCTATTGAAGATTATCTTTCTAAAAAACAAAAATAG
- a CDS encoding cysteine desulfurase family protein, which yields MKIYLDNNATTRLDDEVFESMIPFFKEEYGNAFSLHLFGQETGKAVAEARKKVADILGVLPEEIIFTGSGTESDNLAIRGIARAYKNRGKHIIVSAIEHPGVRNTCKDLESEGYEVTVIGVNKDGVVDPEEIRKAIKDETILITVMHANNETGAIQPIEEIAKIAKENKILFHVDAVQSMGKYDIKPKEIGIDTLAFTAHKFYGPKGIGALYVRNGVRLGKVITGGDQERKMRPGTTNTPLIIGLANALEKQFKNKDEENKRISELRDYFEEELLKKLPEIVINSKNTKRLSGTSSVTFKYVEGESILLHLSMKGIAVSSGSACSSNDLQASHVLLAMGIPEEFAHGTIRFSLGKYNTKEEIDYTLNVVIETIEKLRTLSPLWNEYINRK from the coding sequence ATGAAAATATATTTAGATAATAATGCAACAACTAGATTAGATGATGAAGTATTTGAAAGCATGATACCTTTTTTTAAAGAAGAATATGGAAATGCTTTTAGTTTACATTTATTTGGGCAAGAAACAGGAAAAGCAGTTGCTGAAGCTAGAAAAAAAGTTGCTGATATATTAGGAGTTCTTCCAGAAGAAATTATTTTTACAGGTTCTGGAACAGAATCAGATAACCTAGCTATAAGAGGAATAGCAAGAGCTTATAAAAATAGAGGAAAACATATAATTGTAAGTGCTATAGAACATCCAGGAGTAAGAAATACTTGTAAAGACTTAGAAAGTGAAGGATATGAGGTAACTGTTATAGGGGTAAATAAAGACGGAGTTGTAGACCCTGAGGAGATTAGAAAAGCAATAAAAGATGAAACTATCTTAATAACAGTAATGCATGCTAATAATGAAACTGGGGCAATTCAACCGATAGAAGAAATAGCTAAAATAGCAAAAGAAAACAAAATTTTATTCCATGTAGATGCAGTTCAATCTATGGGAAAATATGATATAAAACCAAAAGAAATTGGAATAGATACTTTAGCTTTTACAGCACATAAATTCTATGGTCCTAAAGGGATAGGAGCTTTATATGTGAGAAATGGAGTTAGACTTGGAAAAGTTATAACAGGTGGAGACCAAGAAAGAAAAATGAGACCTGGAACAACAAATACTCCATTAATAATAGGATTAGCTAATGCTTTAGAAAAACAATTTAAAAATAAAGATGAAGAAAATAAAAGAATATCAGAATTAAGAGATTATTTTGAAGAAGAATTATTAAAAAAATTACCAGAAATTGTAATAAATTCAAAAAATACTAAAAGATTATCTGGAACATCTAGTGTAACATTTAAATATGTAGAAGGAGAATCTATACTTTTACATCTTAGTATGAAAGGAATTGCAGTAAGTTCTGGTTCAGCTTGTTCATCAAATGATTTACAAGCTTCACATGTACTTTTAGCTATGGGAATTCCAGAAGAATTTGCCCATGGAACAATTAGATTTAGTTTAGGGAAATATAATACTAAAGAGGAGATTGACTATACTTTAAATGTTGTTATAGAAACAATAGAAAAGTTAAGAACTTTATCACCTCTATGGAATGAATATATAAATAGAAAATAA
- the nth gene encoding endonuclease III: MNKKEKVKYILKTLEEKFGKPKCALNYESPFELLVAVILSAQCTDKRVNIVTEEMFKKYNTPEDFASLEIEEIEELIKSTGFYRNKAKNIKKASQQLIEKYNSELPKEMEKLLELGGVGRKTANVVRGEIWGLADGITVDTHVKRITNLLGLTKEKTPEKIEQDLMKIVPKKSWIDFSHYIILQGRDKCIARRPKCQECEIKEVCDYFKK, from the coding sequence ATGAATAAAAAAGAAAAAGTAAAATATATTCTAAAAACTTTAGAAGAAAAATTCGGAAAACCAAAATGTGCATTAAATTATGAAAGTCCTTTTGAACTTTTAGTAGCAGTTATTCTATCAGCTCAATGTACAGATAAAAGAGTAAATATTGTAACTGAAGAAATGTTTAAAAAATATAATACTCCTGAAGATTTTGCTAGTTTAGAAATAGAAGAAATAGAAGAATTGATAAAAAGCACAGGCTTTTATAGAAATAAAGCAAAAAATATAAAAAAAGCAAGTCAACAACTTATAGAAAAATATAATAGTGAATTACCTAAAGAGATGGAAAAATTACTAGAATTAGGAGGAGTAGGAAGAAAAACAGCTAATGTAGTAAGAGGAGAAATATGGGGATTAGCTGATGGAATAACAGTCGATACTCATGTAAAAAGGATTACTAATTTATTAGGTCTTACAAAAGAAAAAACTCCTGAAAAAATAGAGCAAGATTTAATGAAAATTGTTCCTAAAAAAAGTTGGATAGATTTTTCACATTATATAATTTTACAAGGAAGAGATAAATGTATAGCTAGACGACCTAAATGTCAAGAGTGTGAAATAAAAGAAGTTTGTGATTATTTTAAAAAATAA
- a CDS encoding GNAT family N-acetyltransferase: protein MIFLRKTKESDIENIYNNIHLNYIKKYYISTERQQWENHKRWYKFLIKSSAYLLYTVTNEDEEFLGYIKFELDGEIAIINIYLIEKIRQKNYSFDIIKMSLENLLKERKEISIVLAYILEENIASIKTFKKNGFVFDSIDEYKGVEHMLFIKTLIK from the coding sequence TTGATATTTCTTAGAAAAACAAAAGAAAGTGATATAGAAAATATTTATAATAATATTCATTTAAATTATATAAAAAAATATTATATTTCTACTGAAAGACAGCAATGGGAAAATCATAAAAGATGGTATAAATTTTTAATAAAATCCTCTGCTTATTTATTATATACAGTAACTAATGAAGATGAAGAATTTTTAGGGTATATAAAATTTGAGCTTGATGGAGAAATAGCTATTATAAATATTTATTTGATTGAAAAAATACGACAGAAAAATTATAGTTTTGATATAATTAAAATGAGTTTAGAAAATCTTTTAAAAGAAAGAAAAGAAATATCAATAGTATTAGCTTATATTTTAGAAGAAAATATAGCTTCGATAAAAACTTTTAAGAAAAATGGCTTTGTATTCGATTCGATAGATGAATATAAAGGTGTGGAGCATATGTTATTTATAAAAACTTTAATAAAATAG
- the tyrS gene encoding tyrosine--tRNA ligase → MNNVYDVLKERGYLKQFTDEEAIKKLLGEEKVTFYIGFDPTADSLHVGHFIAMMFMAHMQKFGHRPIALIGGGTAMIGDPSGRTDMRQMMTKETIAHNVSCIKKQMEKFIDFTDGKAILANNGDWLLDLNYIEFIRDIGSLFSVNRMLSAECFKTRMENGGLSFLEFNYMLMQGYDFYVLNQKYNCKMQLGGDDQWSNIIAGINIIRKKKQEEAYGMTCTLLTNSEGKKMGKTAKGALWLDPKKTTPYEFYQYWRNVDDADVEKCLSLLTFIPMDEVKRLSSLKDAEINKAKVVLAYEITKMIHGEDEAEKAKLASEALFGSGNNMENVPTKEITEKQLGVELTEFLSVNKVLKNKSEGRRLIEQNGMSVNDEKITDVKFMITKDLFEEKEYIIVKMGKKRFLKIVLK, encoded by the coding sequence ATGAATAATGTTTATGATGTATTAAAAGAACGTGGATATTTAAAACAATTTACAGATGAAGAAGCAATAAAAAAATTATTAGGAGAAGAAAAAGTAACATTTTATATAGGGTTTGACCCAACAGCAGATAGTTTACATGTAGGGCATTTTATAGCTATGATGTTTATGGCTCATATGCAAAAATTTGGACATAGACCAATAGCTTTAATTGGTGGCGGAACAGCTATGATAGGGGACCCTAGTGGAAGAACAGATATGAGACAAATGATGACTAAAGAAACAATAGCTCATAATGTGTCTTGTATAAAAAAACAAATGGAAAAATTTATAGACTTTACTGATGGAAAAGCTATTCTAGCTAATAATGGAGATTGGTTATTAGACCTTAATTATATAGAATTTATAAGAGATATAGGTTCTCTTTTTTCAGTTAATAGAATGTTATCAGCTGAATGTTTTAAAACAAGAATGGAAAATGGGGGACTTTCTTTCTTAGAATTTAACTATATGTTGATGCAAGGATATGATTTTTATGTATTGAATCAAAAATATAATTGTAAAATGCAATTAGGTGGAGATGACCAATGGTCAAATATCATAGCAGGAATTAACATTATTAGAAAGAAAAAGCAAGAAGAAGCATATGGAATGACTTGTACATTACTTACTAATAGTGAAGGTAAGAAGATGGGAAAAACTGCAAAAGGAGCTTTGTGGCTTGACCCTAAAAAAACAACACCATATGAATTTTATCAATATTGGAGAAATGTTGATGACGCTGATGTAGAAAAATGTTTATCTTTATTAACATTTATTCCTATGGATGAAGTAAAAAGATTAAGTTCTTTAAAAGATGCTGAAATAAATAAAGCTAAAGTTGTATTGGCTTATGAAATAACTAAGATGATTCATGGAGAAGATGAAGCTGAAAAAGCAAAATTAGCTTCAGAAGCTTTATTTGGTTCTGGAAATAACATGGAAAATGTACCAACAAAAGAAATTACAGAAAAGCAATTAGGAGTAGAGTTAACAGAATTTTTATCAGTTAATAAAGTATTAAAAAATAAAAGTGAAGGAAGAAGATTAATAGAACAAAATGGAATGTCTGTTAATGATGAAAAAATAACAGATGTGAAATTTATGATTACAAAGGATTTATTTGAAGAAAAAGAATATATTATTGTAAAAATGGGTAAAAAAAGATTTTTAAAAATAGTTTTAAAGTAG
- the minD gene encoding septum site-determining protein MinD, whose protein sequence is MGKVLVITSGKGGVGKTTTTANIGSGLALEGKSVLLIDTDIGLRNLDVVMGLENRIVYDLVDLIEGRCKIKQAVIRDKRNKNLYLIPAAQTRDKNDVTPEQMKELIEAIKGDFDYILIDCPAGIEQGFKNAIVAADEAIVVVTPEVSAVRDADRIIGLLLASEINEIKLLVNRLRIDMVKQGNMLSVQDVVDILAQDVIGVVPDDESIVISTNKGEPLVFKGNSLAYKAYKNIVQRLLGKEVPFLKLDIKKGFFKRIFG, encoded by the coding sequence ATGGGGAAAGTTCTAGTAATTACTTCCGGTAAAGGAGGAGTAGGAAAAACAACAACAACAGCTAATATTGGAAGTGGTTTAGCACTAGAGGGAAAAAGTGTACTTCTTATAGATACAGATATAGGACTTAGAAATTTAGATGTTGTTATGGGCTTAGAAAATAGAATAGTTTATGATTTAGTTGATCTCATTGAAGGACGTTGTAAGATAAAACAAGCAGTTATAAGAGATAAAAGAAATAAAAATTTATATCTTATTCCAGCAGCTCAAACAAGAGATAAAAATGATGTAACACCAGAACAAATGAAAGAATTGATAGAAGCTATAAAAGGAGATTTTGATTATATACTTATAGACTGTCCAGCAGGAATAGAACAAGGATTTAAAAATGCTATAGTAGCTGCAGATGAGGCTATTGTAGTGGTAACACCAGAAGTTTCTGCTGTAAGAGATGCTGATAGAATAATAGGATTACTTTTAGCAAGTGAAATAAATGAAATAAAACTTTTAGTTAATAGATTAAGAATAGATATGGTAAAACAAGGAAATATGTTAAGTGTTCAAGATGTAGTGGATATTTTAGCTCAAGATGTAATAGGTGTAGTTCCTGATGATGAGAGTATTGTTATTTCTACTAATAAAGGAGAACCTTTAGTATTTAAAGGAAATTCATTAGCATACAAGGCGTATAAAAATATAGTTCAGAGATTATTAGGAAAAGAGGTCCCTTTCTTAAAGTTAGACATAAAAAAAGGATTTTTCAAAAGAATTTTTGGATAA
- a CDS encoding arsenate reductase family protein, with protein sequence MTVLFFNYPKCSTCVKARKWLEENKIDFTSRHIVEEKPTAEELKSFIKLSNLPLKKFFNTSGIFYRQLNLKDKIPTMTEDEAINLLSSNGMLVKRPLIVCDKGILIGFKVDEWKNFFEK encoded by the coding sequence ATGACTGTATTATTTTTTAATTATCCTAAATGTTCTACATGTGTTAAAGCTAGAAAATGGCTAGAAGAAAATAAAATTGATTTTACAAGTAGACACATAGTCGAAGAAAAACCTACTGCAGAAGAATTAAAATCTTTTATTAAACTAAGTAATCTACCTCTTAAGAAATTTTTTAATACTAGTGGGATTTTTTATAGACAACTTAATCTAAAAGACAAAATTCCTACTATGACTGAAGACGAAGCTATTAATCTTCTTTCTTCTAATGGAATGTTAGTTAAAAGACCTTTAATCGTATGTGACAAAGGTATATTAATCGGTTTTAAAGTTGATGAATGGAAAAACTTTTTTGAAAAATAA
- the eno gene encoding phosphopyruvate hydratase, whose product MTRIIDVVAREILDSRGNPTVEVDVVLECGAKGRAAVPSGASTGAYEAVELRDGDKSRYLGKGVLTAVNNVNTEIKELILGMDALDQVKIDKAMIALDGTPNKGRLGANAILGVSLAVAKAAAEALGMPLYKYLGGVNAKELPLPMMNILNGGSHADSAVDVQEFMIQPVGAANFNEAMRMGCEVFHHLGKLLKANGDSTNVGNEGGYAPAKINGTEGALDLIMEAIKAAGYEPGKDITFAMDAASSEFCKEVDGKFEYHFKREGGVVRTSEEMVEWYASLVEKYPIKSIEDGLGEDDWAGWQLLTAKLGDKVQLVGDDLFVTNTERLKRGIELKAGNAILIKLNQIGTLTETLDAIEMAKRAGMTAVVSHRSGETEDATIADIAVATNAGQIKTGSTSRTDRMAKYNQLLRIEEELGDMAQYNGMDVFYNISK is encoded by the coding sequence ATGACAAGAATAATTGATGTAGTAGCAAGAGAAATACTTGATTCAAGAGGAAATCCTACAGTAGAAGTAGATGTAGTATTAGAATGTGGGGCAAAAGGAAGAGCTGCTGTTCCATCAGGAGCTTCTACAGGAGCTTATGAGGCAGTAGAATTAAGAGATGGAGATAAATCTAGATATTTAGGAAAAGGAGTATTAACAGCAGTAAACAATGTTAATACAGAAATTAAAGAATTAATTTTAGGAATGGATGCTTTAGACCAAGTTAAAATTGACAAAGCTATGATTGCTTTAGATGGAACACCTAACAAAGGAAGATTAGGAGCAAATGCTATACTAGGTGTATCTTTAGCAGTAGCTAAAGCAGCAGCTGAAGCTTTAGGAATGCCTTTATATAAATATTTAGGTGGAGTAAATGCAAAAGAATTACCTTTACCTATGATGAATATTTTAAATGGAGGATCACATGCTGATTCAGCAGTAGATGTTCAAGAGTTCATGATTCAACCAGTTGGAGCTGCAAACTTTAATGAAGCTATGAGAATGGGTTGTGAAGTATTCCATCACTTAGGAAAATTATTAAAAGCTAATGGAGATTCTACTAATGTAGGAAATGAAGGTGGATATGCACCTGCTAAAATTAACGGAACAGAAGGGGCTTTAGATTTAATAATGGAAGCTATAAAAGCAGCAGGATATGAGCCAGGAAAAGATATTACTTTTGCTATGGACGCTGCTTCAAGTGAATTCTGTAAAGAAGTAGATGGAAAATTTGAATATCATTTCAAAAGAGAAGGAGGAGTTGTAAGAACTTCTGAAGAAATGGTAGAATGGTATGCAAGTTTAGTTGAAAAATATCCAATTAAATCTATAGAAGATGGATTAGGAGAAGATGACTGGGCAGGATGGCAATTATTAACTGCTAAATTAGGAGACAAAGTTCAATTAGTTGGAGACGACTTATTTGTAACAAATACTGAAAGATTAAAAAGAGGAATTGAATTAAAAGCTGGAAATGCTATATTAATAAAACTTAACCAAATTGGAACATTAACTGAAACTTTAGATGCTATTGAAATGGCAAAAAGAGCAGGAATGACAGCTGTAGTTTCTCATAGATCTGGAGAAACAGAAGATGCTACAATAGCTGATATAGCTGTAGCAACAAACGCTGGACAAATTAAAACTGGTTCAACTTCAAGAACTGACAGAATGGCTAAATATAACCAATTATTAAGAATAGAAGAAGAGTTAGGAGATATGGCTCAATATAACGGAATGGATGTATTTTACAATATCTCTAAATAA
- the pykF gene encoding pyruvate kinase PykF translates to MKKTKIVCTIGPKSESKEMLTKLLKAGMNVMRLNFSHGSHEEHAARIAALREVKEETGLKAAILLDTKGPEIRTIKLENGEDVKLVAGQDFTITTDKTVIGNSKIVAVTYDDFAKDLSVGNTVLIDDGLIELTVKEIVGNEVKCVVENNGMLGENKGVNLPNVKVNLPALAKKDIADLKFGCQQGIDFVAASFIRKGDDVREVRRVLTENGGADIKIISKIENKEGLDNFDEILELSDGIMVARGDLGVEIPVEEVPFAQKMMIEKCNQAGKPVITATQMLDSMINNPRPTRAEANDVANAILDGTDAVMLSGESAKGKYPVEAVEVMTRIAEKTDPLLYSNVDYDKKEEIGITEAVAKGCVDAAEVLGAKLIVVGTGSGRAARSLRKYFPSAMILAVTNSQKSFNQLLLSKGVIPYLSGDFKNLNDFMENAEKAAVGLGLVKSGDIIAATCGEEVFMPGTTNTVKIIRVK, encoded by the coding sequence GTGAAAAAAACAAAAATAGTATGTACTATTGGACCAAAAAGCGAATCAAAAGAAATGTTAACAAAATTATTAAAAGCTGGAATGAATGTAATGAGATTAAACTTTTCTCATGGAAGTCATGAAGAACATGCAGCTAGAATAGCAGCTTTAAGAGAAGTTAAAGAAGAAACAGGATTAAAAGCAGCTATATTATTGGATACAAAAGGACCTGAAATTAGAACTATAAAATTAGAAAATGGAGAAGATGTAAAATTAGTTGCTGGTCAAGACTTTACAATAACAACAGATAAAACTGTTATAGGAAATAGTAAAATAGTGGCAGTTACTTATGATGATTTTGCAAAAGATTTATCTGTAGGAAATACAGTATTAATAGATGATGGATTAATAGAGTTAACTGTAAAAGAAATAGTTGGAAATGAAGTTAAATGTGTTGTAGAAAATAATGGAATGTTAGGTGAAAATAAAGGAGTTAACTTACCAAATGTAAAAGTTAATTTACCAGCCTTAGCTAAAAAAGATATAGCTGACTTAAAATTTGGATGTCAACAAGGAATAGACTTTGTAGCAGCATCATTTATAAGAAAAGGTGACGACGTAAGAGAAGTTAGAAGAGTATTAACTGAAAATGGTGGAGCAGATATAAAAATAATTTCTAAAATAGAAAATAAAGAAGGATTAGATAACTTTGATGAAATATTGGAGCTTTCTGACGGAATAATGGTAGCTAGAGGAGATTTAGGAGTAGAAATACCAGTAGAAGAAGTTCCATTTGCTCAAAAAATGATGATAGAAAAATGTAATCAAGCTGGAAAACCAGTTATTACTGCTACTCAAATGTTAGATTCTATGATTAATAACCCTAGACCAACAAGAGCAGAAGCTAATGACGTTGCTAATGCTATATTAGATGGAACAGACGCAGTAATGTTATCTGGTGAAAGTGCAAAAGGAAAATATCCAGTTGAAGCAGTAGAAGTTATGACAAGAATAGCTGAAAAGACAGACCCATTATTATATAGTAATGTAGATTATGATAAAAAAGAAGAAATAGGAATTACAGAAGCAGTAGCAAAAGGATGTGTTGATGCTGCAGAAGTATTAGGAGCTAAATTAATAGTAGTAGGAACTGGATCAGGAAGAGCTGCTAGAAGTTTAAGAAAATATTTCCCTAGTGCAATGATTTTAGCAGTGACAAATAGTCAAAAATCTTTCAATCAATTATTATTAAGTAAAGGAGTTATTCCTTATTTAAGTGGAGATTTTAAAAACTTAAATGACTTTATGGAAAATGCTGAAAAAGCTGCAGTAGGATTAGGATTAGTAAAATCTGGAGATATAATAGCAGCTACATGTGGTGAAGAAGTATTTATGCCAGGAACAACAAATACAGTAAAAATTATTAGAGTAAAATAA